In Eucalyptus grandis isolate ANBG69807.140 chromosome 4, ASM1654582v1, whole genome shotgun sequence, the following proteins share a genomic window:
- the LOC104441414 gene encoding glucan endo-1,3-beta-glucosidase 1, whose product MAISKLAPLLFLALVFLSIAEPGEPSLFADIKQGQDPDKEPYVGVNVGTDVSHLLSPPNLVSFLQVQKITHVRVYDADPDLLKALAKTKIRVIIGVPNNQLLAIGSSNATAASWVGRNVVAYYPETSIIGIAVGDEVLTTVPSSAPLLVPAIESLYSALVAANLHTQIKVSTPHAASIILDSFPPSQAYFNQSLVSVMLPLLQFLSRTGSPLMMNLYPYYVFMQNKGVVPLDNALFKPLTPAKEMVDPNTLLHYTNVLDAMIDATYVSMKNLNVTDVVVLVSESGWPSKGDSKEPYATVDNADTYNSNLIKHVLDRTGTPLHPELTSSVYIYELFNEDLRSPPMSEANWGLFYGNSTAVYLLHVSGSGGFLANDTTNQTYCIAMDNVDSRTLQTALDWACGQGQANCSEIQPGEDCYQPSNVKNHASYAFDSYYQKEGKAAGSCDFKGVAMITTTDPSHGSCIFPGSKKVSNATKQVVNSTVSSGATESSRFFIFSSNRRTAIDKALGSVFSVLFSFFLAVALWTPI is encoded by the exons ATGGCAATCTCTAAGCTCGCTCCCCTCCTCTTCCTCGCTCTCGTCTTCCTCTCCATTGCCGAACCAG GGGAGCCATCGCTATTCGCAGACATCAAGCAAGGCCAGGACCCAGATAAGGAACCGTACGTGGGGGTGAACGTGGGCACGGACGTCTCGCATCTCCTCTCTCCGCCGAACCTGGTCTCGTTCCTCCAGGTCCAGAAGATCACCCACGTCCGTGTCTACGATGCAGACCCTGACCTCCTCAAGGCGCTGGCCAAGACCAAGATTCGGGTCATCATCGGTGTGCCCAACAACCAGCTGCTCGCGATTGGGTCGTCAAATGCCACTGCCGCTTCGTGGGTCGGCCGGAACGTCGTTGCTTACTACCCGGAAACGTCGATCATTGGCATTGCGGTCGGCGATGAGGTCTTGACCACGGTGCCCTCTTCAGCTCCTCTGCTTGTGCCCGCAATTGAATCACTCTACAGTGCTTTGGTAGCTGCGAATCTCCATACCCAGATCAAGGTTTCAACGCCGCACGCTGCGTCGATCATTCTCGATTCATTCCCGCCGAGCCAGGCCTATTTTAACCAGAGCTTGGTCTCTGTGATGCTCCCCTTGTTGCAGTTCTTGTCAAGAACCGGGTCACCTCTGATGATGAATTTGTACCCTTACTATGTGTTTATGCAGAACAAGGGTGTGGTTCCTCTTGATAATGCGCTCTTCAAGCCCTTGACACCAGCCAAAGAGATGGTTGATCCGAACACTCTGCTTCACTACACTAATGTGCTCGATGCCATGATCGATGCCACATATGTTTCGATGAAGAACTTGAATGTCACTGATGTTGTGGTGCTCGTGTCCGAAAGCGGGTGGCCTTCGAAGGGGGACTCGAAGGAGCCTTATGCCACAGTCGATAATGCGGATACATATAATTCCAATCTGATTAAGCATGTTCTCGATAGGACCGGAACTCCTTTGCACCCAGAACTTACTTCTAGTGTGTATATATACGAATTGTTCAATGAGGACTTGAGGTCTCCACCGATGTCGGAGGCAAACTGGGGTCTGTTCTATGGAAATTCCACGGCAGTGTACTTGCTTCACGTGTCTGGAAGTGGTGGATTTTTGGCAAATGATACTACTAATCAGACATACTGCATTGCCATGGACAACGTCGATTCAAGAACTCTACAAACTGCGTTAGATTGGGCATGCGGTCAGGGGCAGGCAAATTGCTCGGAAATACAGCCCGGGGAGGATTGTTATCAGCCCAGCAATGTGAAGAATCACGCCTCTTATGCATTTGATAGTTACTATCAGAAGGAAGGGAAGGCTGCTGGGTCTTGTGACTTCAAAGGCGTGGCCATGATCACCACCACAGACCCAA GTCACGGGAGTTGTATTTTTCCAGGAAG CAAGAAGGTGAGCAACGCGACCAAGCAGGTTGTGAACTCCACAGTCTCAAGCGGTGCAACTGAGAGCTCAAGATTTTTCATCTTCAGCAGCAACAGAAGAACAGCAATTGACAAGGCTTTAGGATCTGTCTTCTCTGTacttttctcattcttcttaGCAGTTGCTCTGTGGACACCAATCTGA